The genomic DNA CGAACGGCGCGCCCTGCTGGCCGAGAACCGCGCCTACCAGCGGAACCTCGAGGCCCGCGTCGAGGAACGCACGCGCCAGCTCTGCGAGGCCATGCGCCGCGTCGAGCTCTCGTTCCAGGACATCCAGAAGGCCCACCTCGAGTCCATCTTCGTCCTCTCCCGGGTCACCGAGCTCAACGACGAGTACACGGGCAACCACATCCGCCGGGTGAGTTCCTACTGCGACGCCGTGGCCCGGGGCCTGGGGTGCAGCCAGGACTTCGTCGAGCAGATCGCCTACTCGAGCCCGATGCACGACATCGGCAAGATCTCGGTGCCCTCGGGCATCCTGGGCAAGCCGGGCAAGCTCTCGCCCGACGAGTTCGAGATCGTCAAGCAGCACACCGTGAACGGGGCGCGCATCCTCGAAGGCATCCCCTTCCTGGTGATGGCGCGCGAGATCGCGCTCACCCACCACGAGCGCTACGACGGCACCGGCTATCCCCAGGGCCTGGCCGGCGAGGCGATTCCGCTGGCGGGGCGCATCGTGGCAGTGGCCGACGTGTTCGACGCGCTCATCTCGCGCCGGCCCTACAAGGAGCCGTTCCCATTCGAGCAGGCGATCGAGATCATGTCGCGCGAGGCGGGCAAGCAGTTCGACCCCCGCGTGCTGGGCGTGTTCCTGGGCCTGGCCGACCGGGTCCGGGAGATCGCCGACGCGCTGCGCGATGAGACCCGGCGCGCCGATTTCCTGCCCGCGATGCCCCCTGCCGCGCCGGCCCCGGTCCCCGCCTGAACAGTTCGCCGCGATTCCCGCGCGCGCGGCTGCCGGCGGCCGCCGGGGGCCTTGCCGCGCCGAGCGTCCCGCTTGCCCGCCGCACCTGCTACACTCGCGATCCTGTCCAGTCCATGGGGCGTTGACGGTGAGGGCCGCTCCTCGGCCTGAGCGGCGGAGTGGAGCGGCTACGGGTCCTCGACCTCAGGAGGTTGTGTGTTGCGGCCGAGGTCCAGCATGCGGGTGGTGCCCACATAAGTGGTGGTGGCGATCTTCTTCATTTCGACAAGCTGCTGCACGAGGGCGCGGATGCGGCTACAGGCGTCGAAGGCGGCCCGCAGGCGGCGCGAGGAGGCGGGGTCGGCACTGCCCGCGTTCAGCAGCATCTCGATGTTGCCCTGCGCGATGGTGAGCGGGTTGTTGATCTCGTGGGCGAGCGTCACCTGGAGGGCGCCGATGGCCGCCAGCTCCCGGCTCTCGATCAGTTCGTCGAGCGCCGCCTTGAGGCGCAGGGTCGTGCGGACTCGGGCAAGGATTTGCGCGGGGCTGATGGGCTTGGTGACGTAGTCGTCGGCCCCGGCGCCGAGGCCCGCGCACAGGTGCTCCTCGTCGTCGAGGGCGGTGGCCAGGATGATCGGCACATAGCGGTCGCGGCGCACGGCGCGGAGCTGGCGGCACACCTCCAGGCCGTCCATGCCCGGCATCATCACGTCCAGAATGATGAGCGAGAGGTCCGGCGTGGCGTCGGCCAGGCGGAGGGCCTCGGGGCCGTCGGCTGCCTGGAGGATGTGGTGGCCCTCGGGCTTGAGAAGCAGCGTGAGGAGCTTGCGGGCGTCGGGGTGATCGTCCACAACGAGGATCGTGGCGCGCGGGTGGGCAGGGCCGGAGTCAGGCACAGCGGGCCTCCAAGGATTCCGAGGGGGCAGGCGCCTCCGAGGGCAGTTGCGCGGGGGACGCGCCTGGGTTCGAGGGGGCGGCGGGCAGATGGGCGGCCACCGCGTCGAGCAGCGCGCCGGGGTCGATCGGCTTGGTGAGATAGGCGTCGCACCCCGCCCGGCGGCAGCGTTCTTCGTCGCCGGTCATGGCGTGGGCCGTCAGGGCCAGGATCGGCAGGCGAGCGCCCCGCTCCGTCCGGCGCAGGCGCCGGGTCGCCTCCAGGCCGTCCATCACGGGCATTCCGATGTCCATCAGCACGAGGTCTATGGCTTGGGTGCAGGCGGCTTCGACCGCCTGCTGGCCATTCTCGGCGAACGCCACGCGGTACCCGCCGCCGCGCAGGATGCGGGAGGCGAGTTCCCGGCCGGTCGGGTTGTCGTCGGCCACCAGGATGGTGGGCGCGCAGGCGGGCGGGGGCGGCTCGGGGGCCGCATCGGCTGCTGGCGGAGCGCAGGCCGCGTCGAGGACCGCGGCAATCTGCGCAACGATGCCGGGCAGGTCGTTGCCCGCCCGGTCGAGGATGGCGTCGTAGCGGCCATTGAGGCGGGCCAGGACCTCGGGCGGCAGGGGCGCTTCGGCGGAGACGACGACCGGCACGTGGCGGGTCTGGTCGCGGCGTCGCAGGGCATCGAGCAGCTCGAAGCCGTCCATTCCGCAGATCGTGAGGGCCATCACCACCAGGTCGGCCGGCGCCCCGGAGTCCAGCAACGCCAGGCAGTCGGCCCCTCCTGCGGCCGTGGCGACGCGGTAGCCGGCGCGGCGGAGCACCCTTTGGAGGACCAGGCGCACGGCGCGGTCGTCGTCCACGATGAGCACGTTGCCCCCGGTGCCGAACGAGCGGCGCAGCCGGTGGAGCTTGCGCACCAGGACCTCGCCGTCCACCGGCTTCTCCACATAGTCGAGCGCGCCGAGGCTGAAGGCCTTCTGCTTGTCGGAGAGCACGGAACAGACGATGACGGGCACATTGGCCAGCACGGGGTCGGCCTTCAGGGACTTGAGCACGTCAAACCCGTCCATCACGGGGAGCACGAGGTCCAGCACGATGGCCAGGGGCAGGCGACGCCGGGCGAGGTCGAGCGCCGCGGCGCCGTTCGGGGCGACCGTGCAGTGGTACCCGGCCTTCTCGAGCACGGTGGTCATGAGCCGGGCGTTCGTGGGCTCGTCCTCGACGACCAGGACGCTGCATCCGTTGTCCCGTGCGCGGGTGCGCGGCGCGGGCGGGGCGATGACGGGGTCGGGCGCGGGAGGGGGCGGCGCGGGGTCCGGTTCGGCGACCTCGGCGGGGTGCGCGCCGCCGGCGGGCGCGCCGCCGAGGTGGGCCTGGATGGTGAAGTGGAAGGTGCTGCCGCGTCCCACGGTGCTTTCGACCCACAGGTCGCCGCCGAGGAGTTTCGTGAGGCGCTGCGAGATGGCGAGGCCGAGGCCGGTGCCGCCGTATCGGCGGGTGGTGGAGCCGTCGCCCTGCACGAACGCGTCGAAGATGGCGCGCTGCCGGTCGGCGGGAATGCCGATGCCGGTGTCGGCGATCGCGAAATGGATGGTCTGAGCCTGGTCGTCGCCGGCCGAGATGGCGACGGTGACCGAGCCGGCTTCGGTGAACTTCAGGGCATTGCCGACCAGGTTGGTCAGGATCTGGCGCAGGCGGGCGCCGTCGGTGGTCGCGACGACCGGGGTGCCGGGCGCCACCTCCACGGTCAGGTGAAGCCCCTTTTCGTCCGCGCGCGGGCGGAGCAGGTCGCACACGCGGCGCGCCACGGCGGCCACGTCCACCACCTCCGGCTGCGCCTCGACGCGGTCGGCCTCGATCTTGGAGAGATCGAGGATGTCGTTGATCAGCGCCAGCAGTTCGTTGCCGCTGCGGCAGATGGTCTCGACACAGGCGCGTTGCTCGGGGCGGAGCGGCTCGCTGAGCAGCAGCTTGGCGAAGCCGAGGATGCCGTTCATCGGGGTGCGGATCTCGTGGCTCATGTTGGCGAGGAATTCGCTCTTGGCCCGGTTGGCTGCCTCGGCCGAGGCTCGGGCCTTCTCGAGATCGTCGAGCATGTGGAGGAGGGCCGTGCGCGTGTTCTCGAGCTCCTGGGCGCGTTCGGCCAGGGTGCGGCTGGCCTCTTCGGCCCGGCGCCGCGCGGTGACCAGCTCGGTGACATCAATCACGTTGAGCAGCACGCCGTCGTACAGGCCGTTGCGGCAGATGGGCTGGCAGCGCAGGATGAACTCGGTGTCGCCCATGCGGCGCTGGACGACGTGCTGCGGGCTGTTCGGGCGCGCCCGAAAGCCCTCGATGGCGCGGCGCACCTCCTCGGCGACGAGGCCGTGGTGGAACTCGTGCAGGGTGTGCCCGACCACCTCGGCGCGCCCCTTGCGCACGAAGCGAAGGAAGTAGTCGTTGACCTCCACGATGCAGTCGCTGGCATCGGCGAAGACGACGCCTTCTTCCATCCCGGAGATCATGGCCGAGAGCTTGGCATTCTCGCTGGCCAGGCCGTCGGCGGTCTGGCGGCGCGCCAGGATTTCGGCCTCCAGGGCTTCGTTGATGCCTGCCACCTCGGCGGCGGCCCTGGCCAGCCGCTCCTGGTGGCGCTGCCGCAACGCCAGGTAGAGGGCCAGCGACGCGGTGAGGGTGAGCCCGAAGGCCAGCCCCGACCACGGCAACCAGGTGCGGGCGCCGGAGGCGAAGTCGTGCGACGCCGTGCACACGATGGACCACAGGCGCTGGCCCACGCGGAGCTTCTTCTCCGTGTGCAGGGCGAGTGGCCCAGGAGGGATCGAGGTTTCGTCGCGAGGCGACGGTCCGGCGCCGGGCAGCGCGGGCAGGCCGCCCAGTTCCTGCTGTCCCTCCGGCGCCGACAGGTCGCGCAGGCGCACGTCCACCCCCGCGGCGCTCAAGCGCCGCATGGTGTTGGCCAGGAACCTCGTGGGCCGCAGCACGCTGACGAGGAAGCCCTGGAGGCTCGTGCGCCGCTCCGCGACGGTGCGGGCGGGTTCCCCCCGCCGGTACACGGCCACCACGAGCAGCAGTTCGCAGCCATCGCTCCCCTCGCGCACCGGCCTGATCCGCCCGGTGGCGACCACCTCGCCCGAGTCGCGCGCGCAGGCCATCGCCGCCCAGCGCACGGGGTCCGAGGCCGTGTTGAAGCCCAGCGCCCGCTCATTGCCCGCCCGCGGCTCGGCGAAGAGCAGGGGGAAGTACTCGGGCCGGGCCGGCGCCGGCACCAGGTTTCCGGCCTGGTCCAGCTCCCGGATCGCATACCCGCCAACCCCGTCGGCCTGCGCCCCTCTCTCGACCTGGGCGCGGTCCCCCTCAGCCACTCGCGGCACCCACCCCATCGCCTGGGTGCCCAGGAGATGCGGCAGGCACGCCGCAGCGAAGGAGCGGAACTCGTGCCGCTCGACCTCGTCGGAACCGTCGAAGAA from Planctomycetota bacterium includes the following:
- a CDS encoding response regulator, which produces MPDSGPAHPRATILVVDDHPDARKLLTLLLKPEGHHILQAADGPEALRLADATPDLSLIILDVMMPGMDGLEVCRQLRAVRRDRYVPIILATALDDEEHLCAGLGAGADDYVTKPISPAQILARVRTTLRLKAALDELIESRELAAIGALQVTLAHEINNPLTIAQGNIEMLLNAGSADPASSRRLRAAFDACSRIRALVQQLVEMKKIATTTYVGTTRMLDLGRNTQPPEVEDP
- a CDS encoding response regulator, whose product is MPDPIRRVLVVEDEDGIRSLLDTALTSSGYATRLFPNAEEALAAHATEDFDVAVVDIRMPGMDGLGLSRALRARDPELPVILVTAHADLDSARDALRLGAYDYIAKPFDVDDVLLSVARAAERRALLAENRAYQRNLEARVEERTRQLCEAMRRVELSFQDIQKAHLESIFVLSRVTELNDEYTGNHIRRVSSYCDAVARGLGCSQDFVEQIAYSSPMHDIGKISVPSGILGKPGKLSPDEFEIVKQHTVNGARILEGIPFLVMAREIALTHHERYDGTGYPQGLAGEAIPLAGRIVAVADVFDALISRRPYKEPFPFEQAIEIMSREAGKQFDPRVLGVFLGLADRVREIADALRDETRRADFLPAMPPAAPAPVPA
- a CDS encoding response regulator — encoded protein: MGPHQSHEDTHRRGAVSLAVIVGVGVALSGAAFWAADHSERVKARANFERLAAERVSELRESLEIEQFALTAMRAFFDGSDEVERHEFRSFAAACLPHLLGTQAMGWVPRVAEGDRAQVERGAQADGVGGYAIRELDQAGNLVPAPARPEYFPLLFAEPRAGNERALGFNTASDPVRWAAMACARDSGEVVATGRIRPVREGSDGCELLLVVAVYRRGEPARTVAERRTSLQGFLVSVLRPTRFLANTMRRLSAAGVDVRLRDLSAPEGQQELGGLPALPGAGPSPRDETSIPPGPLALHTEKKLRVGQRLWSIVCTASHDFASGARTWLPWSGLAFGLTLTASLALYLALRQRHQERLARAAAEVAGINEALEAEILARRQTADGLASENAKLSAMISGMEEGVVFADASDCIVEVNDYFLRFVRKGRAEVVGHTLHEFHHGLVAEEVRRAIEGFRARPNSPQHVVQRRMGDTEFILRCQPICRNGLYDGVLLNVIDVTELVTARRRAEEASRTLAERAQELENTRTALLHMLDDLEKARASAEAANRAKSEFLANMSHEIRTPMNGILGFAKLLLSEPLRPEQRACVETICRSGNELLALINDILDLSKIEADRVEAQPEVVDVAAVARRVCDLLRPRADEKGLHLTVEVAPGTPVVATTDGARLRQILTNLVGNALKFTEAGSVTVAISAGDDQAQTIHFAIADTGIGIPADRQRAIFDAFVQGDGSTTRRYGGTGLGLAISQRLTKLLGGDLWVESTVGRGSTFHFTIQAHLGGAPAGGAHPAEVAEPDPAPPPPAPDPVIAPPAPRTRARDNGCSVLVVEDEPTNARLMTTVLEKAGYHCTVAPNGAAALDLARRRLPLAIVLDLVLPVMDGFDVLKSLKADPVLANVPVIVCSVLSDKQKAFSLGALDYVEKPVDGEVLVRKLHRLRRSFGTGGNVLIVDDDRAVRLVLQRVLRRAGYRVATAAGGADCLALLDSGAPADLVVMALTICGMDGFELLDALRRRDQTRHVPVVVSAEAPLPPEVLARLNGRYDAILDRAGNDLPGIVAQIAAVLDAACAPPAADAAPEPPPPACAPTILVADDNPTGRELASRILRGGGYRVAFAENGQQAVEAACTQAIDLVLMDIGMPVMDGLEATRRLRRTERGARLPILALTAHAMTGDEERCRRAGCDAYLTKPIDPGALLDAVAAHLPAAPSNPGASPAQLPSEAPAPSESLEARCA